The DNA window ctaaatgggaaggcccatataTTGTAAAAGACGTCTACTCTAGTGGCGCTTACAGAATCATATCTCCGGACGGGGAATATTGCCCACCGCCGGTAAATGGAAAATTCCTAAAGCGTTACTACGCGTAAAAACCTCCATTGCTTCATGAGGCTAAactgaagtaaaaaaaaaaaaaaaaaagaaaaaaaaaaaaaaaagaaaaaaaagatcgACATCCTCCATTGCTTTACGAGGCTAAACTGAAGCTAAAGTAGCAaagttaaaaaatatatatatatacacgctcCGCAGCTTTCACGAGCCTAAACTGAAGcttaagaaaaaaaaaaaaatcaatcataTGCTCCATTACTGCATGAGTGTAAACTGCAGCGCCAAAGACTATATAAAGTCCCGCATTAGCCTGACCTGCGAGAAGTAAACATACATGGCCATTGCGTCATAATAAACTAGCTAAAGTGCTAGTAATCAATAAAGTTTATTGTATAAACACCACACAAACTTCAGTGCATAGAGGTGCAGGATATTAACGCACTGATCATATACAATAAAAAAGAAAGGAACAGACAAACAGGTTTCTCAAATGCATTGGAAATAAACAAAGATCCCAATGCATATCTGAATTAACAAATAGTTCAAAAGATACCAACTAATGATTTCAGAACCAAATTAAATATGACGACGCAACGTCCAGCAAATGAAAGCGAATAAATGTTCAGAACTAATTTATTCAGAGTCTGATTCGAGACTTAATAAAGCTGATGAAACTGGATCCATCAGTCGGCTGTAGGGAGTAAACGGACCAAATCACCGAGCAGCTTCTCGGCCTCCTGAGCAGGAACCATTGTCTTCGCCTCAAGGTTTTTCCTAGCCCTTGTGCTGGCCTTTGCAGTGGCGTCACATAATGCCTGCTCCTGTTGCTTCACCGCTGAATCCAGAGCAGATCGAGTCTCAAGAAGTTGTCTCTCTTTTTCATTTAATTCTTGCAAGGCACGGTTGAgttcatctttcttcttttcaaccgATACTATTTCCTGGACTGCGACCTGAAGGGCATGTTCCCTAGCTGAAAGCTCCTTTTTGGCTTCATCAACAGCTTGGTCTACTTGCCCTGAGCTGCTTGCTGCAAATTCGGAATGAGCTTTCTGCAGTTGTTCAGAAAGATCAATCAGCTTGTCCAACATGGCCTTGATCTCAGAAATGCTAGTAAAGTTCACAGGAAGTTTAGCTGAGGTGTTTTGCAGGGCGGCACGACGCTCAGACTCTCTCAATGAAGTGACACTCAACCCATCAAGGACCTTTTTCACCACCTTGCGGGCAGCTGTCAGGAACACTTCCTCAATCTCTGAAACATCCATGCTTTGCGTCCCCTGAAATTGCGCTTGGCTTGCGGAAGGACGATCAGGCGGCTGCTCCAATCCTAAACAAAAACCGAATGACATATGAATAtaaaaaaaatgaacaaaatataATAGTTATTAAAAAACATTCATGAAtatagaaacatcaagtgaatcAATGCTAGAAAAGACTCCCCGAATCATGTTGCAGAGACttttataaaaaaagaagaaaagaaaagtcccCACCGGGTTTCGTGGTAGTTTTGGTTAAATTTAATtgggacaaaagaaaaagaacaggTATTGCAAGTCCATACTTCCATAATTCTTATATTTACATAAAAATTATGTTAATTACATCTCCGAAGAGAATACCCCTGATTTAAAGTTCCAACATGAGTACATAAAAAAATAAGATTACATCATACGGCTTCCTATTACAAACTATAAAAGAAAACAATTTGCAACACCTGGGCAAGCTGGGCAAGCTGGGCAAGTGTGGATTCTTTTTGTCTGTTGATTCTCGATAAAACACAACTGTACGTGTTGATCTTCTATGTCTTCAATGTCACCCGAAGAGTCAGAGCTAGGGTTAGGAGACTGCACGAAATGAAGATTACAACCATACTCATTCTGCAACATCTCTCCGATCATGTATGGCACGACAACATCGGTGGATGCATATTTGATTTGGTCGTCTGTCAGAAGCTCATTGTCCCACTCTTTATAACGGAGTGCAGTACCCTTTCCTTCCACAGACACGCCCAACAACACTTGTGCGAGAGTCGCAAGGCTTGGCACATTGTCCCAACAAAAACTCCATAAGCAGTTGCTACGCAACCATGGTTTCCATGCTAGTACAAGTGATGACGATAGAAGCAATCCTAAAGATAGGGTGGAAATAATGATGGTAGAGTCTACATCATCATCCGAGAGTGACTCATCGACCAAGAGCCGACTCCGGGCCGAGGCCCCGGAATTCATTCCCACCATGGTCTGCAATCCCAGCTATGATCAGCCAAAGCATGAGCTTCGGTGGCAGGGGATTCACCTCTCCCTTAATGATATAAAGAGAGGATATGTGGATCCTGCTGCAACACTCTCTGATCCCATATCATCAGAGGTGGCGCTATCACNNNNNNNNNNNNNNNNNNNNNNNNNNNNNNNNNNNNNNNNNNNNNNNNNNNNNNNNNNNNNNNNNNNNNNNNNNNNNNNNNNNNNNNNNNNNNNNNNNNNNNNNNNNNNNNNNNNNNNNNNNNNNNNNNNNNNNNNNNNNNNNNNNNNNNNNNNNNNNNNNNNNNNNNNNNNNNNNNNNNNNNNNNNNNNNNNNNNNNNNNNNNNNNNNNNNNNNNNNNNNNNNNNNNNNNNNNNNNNNNNNNNNNNNNNNNNNNNNNNNNNNNNNNNNNNNNNNNNNNNNNNNNNNNNNNNNNNNNNNNNNNNNNNNNNNNNNNNNNNNNNNNNNNNNNNNNNNNNNNNNNNNNNNNNNNNNNNNNNNNNNNNNNNNNNNNNNNNNNNNNNNNNNNNNNNNNNNNNNNNNNNNNNNNNNNNNNNNNNNNNNNNNNNNNNNNNNNNNNNNNNNNNNNNNNNNNNNNNNNNNNNNNNNNNNNNNNNNNNNNNNNNNNNNNNNNNNNNNNNNNNNNNNNNNNNNNNNNNNNNNNNNNNNNNNNNNNNNNNNNNNNNNNNNNNNNNNNNNNNNNNNNNNNNNNNNNNNNNNNNNNNNNNNNNNNNNNNNNNNNNNNNNNNNNNNNNNNNNNNNNNNNNNNNNNNNNNNNNNNNNNNNNNNNNNNNNNNNNNNNNNNNNNNNNNNNNNNNNNNNNNNNNNNNNNNNNNNNNNNNNNNNNNNNNNNNNNNNNNNNNNNNNNNNNNNNNNNNNNNNNNNNNNNNNNNNNNNNNNNNNNNNNNNNNNNNNNNNNNNNNNNNNNNNNNNNNNNNNNNNNNNNNNNNNNNNNNNNNNNNNNNNNNNNNNNNNNNNNNNNNNNNNNNNNNNNNNNNNNNNNNNNNNNNNNNNNNNNNNNNNNNNNNNNNNNNNNNNNNNNNNNNNNNNNNNNNNNNNNNNNNNNNNNNNNNNNNNNNNNNNNNNNNNNNNNNNNNNNNNNNNNNNNNNNNNNNNNNNNNNNNNNNNNNNNNNNNNNNNNNNNNNNNNNNNNNNNNNNNNNNNNNNNNNNNNNNNNNNNNNNNNNNNNNNNNNNNNNNNNNNNNNNNNNNNNNNNNNNNNNNNNNNNNNNNNNNNNNNNNNNNNNNNNNNNNNNNNNNNNNNNNNNNNNNNNNNNNNNNNNNNNNNNNNNNNNNNNNNNNNNNNNNNNNNNNNNNNNNNNNNNNNNNNNNNNNNNNNNNNNNNNNNNNNNNNNNNNNNNNNNNNNNNNNNNNNNNNNNNNNNNNNNNNNNNNNNNNNNNNNNNNNNNNNNNNNNNNNNNNNNNNNNNNNNNNNNNNNNNNNNNNNNNNNNNNNNNNNNNNNNNNNNNNNNNNNNNNNNNNNNNNNNNNNNNNNNNNNNNNNNNNNNNNNNNNNNNNNNNNNNNNNNNNNNNNNNNNNNNNNNNNNNNNNNNNNNNNNNNNNNNNNNNNNNNNNNNNNNNNNNNNNNNNNNNNNNNNNNNNNNNNNNNNNNNNNNNNNNNNNNNNNNNNNNNNNNNNNNNNNNNNNNNNNNNNNNNNNNNNNNNNNNNNNNNNNNNNNNNNNNNNNNNNNNNNNNNNNNNNNNNNNNNNNNNNNNNNNNNNNNNNNNNNNNNNNNNNNNNNNNNNNNNNNNNNNNNNNNNNNNNNNNNNNNNNNNNNNNNNNNNNNNNNNNNNNNNNNNNNNNNNNNNNNNNNNNNNNNNNNNNNNNNNNNNNNNNNNNNNNNNNNNNNNNNNNNNNNNNNNNNNNNNNNNNNNNNNNNNNNNNNNNNNNNNNNNNNNNNNNNNNNNNNNNNNNNNNNNNNNNNNNNNNNNNNNNNNNNNNNNNNNNNNNNNNNNNNNNNNNNNNNNNNNNNNNNNNNNNNNNNNNNNNNNNNNNNNNNNNNNNNNNNNNNNNNNNNNNNNNNNNNNNNNNNNNNNNNNNNNNNNNNNNNNNNNNNNNNNNNNNNNNNNNNNNNNNNNNNNNNNNNNNNNNNNNNNNNNNNNNNNNNNNNNNNNNNNNNNNNNNNNNNNNNNNNNNNNNNNNNNNNNNNNNNNNNNNNNNNNNNNNNNNNNNNNNNNNNNNNNNNNNNNNNNNNNNNNNNNNNNNNNNNNNNNNNNNNNNNNNNNNNNNNNNNNNNNNNNNNNNNNNNNNNNNNNNNNNNNNNNNNNNNNNNNNNNNNNNNNNNNNNNNNNNNNNNNNNNNNNNNNNNNNNNNNNNNNNNNNNNNNNNNNNNNNNNNNNNNNNNNNNNNNNNNNNNNNNNNNNNNNNNNNNNNNNNNNNNNNNNNNNNNNNNNNNNNNNNNNNNNNNNNNNNNNNNNNNNNNNNNNNNNNNNNNNNNNNNNNNNNNNNNNNNNNNNNNNNNNNNNNNNNNNNNNNNNNNNNNNNNNNNNNNNNNNNNNNNNNNNNNNNNNNNNNNNNNNNNNNNNNNNNNNNNNNNNNNNNNNNNNNNNNNNNNNNNNNNNNNNNNNNNNNNNNNNNNNNNNNNNNNNNNNNNNNNNNNNNNNNNNNNNNNNNNNNNNNNNNNNNNNNNNNNNNNNNNNNNNNNNNNNNNNNNNNNNNNNNNNNNNNNNNNNNNNNNNNNNNNNNNNNNNNNNNNNNNNNNNNNNNNNNNNNNNNNNNNNNNNNNNNNNNNNNNNNNNNNNNNNNNNNNNNNNNNNNNNNNNNNNNNNNNNNNNNNNNNNNNNNNNNNNNNNNNNNNNNNNNNNNNNNNNNNNNNNNNNNNNNNNNNNNNNNNNNNNNNNNNNNNNNNNNNNNNNNNNNNNNNNNNNNNNNNNNNNNNNNNNNNNNNNNNNNNNNNNNNNNNNNNNNNNNNNNNNNNNNNNNNNNNNNNNNNNNNNNNNNNNNNNNNNNNNNNNNNNNNNNNNNNNNNNNNNNNNNNNNNNNNNNNNNNNNNNNNNNNNNNNNNNNNNNNNNNNNNNNNNNNNNNNNNNNNNNNNNNNNNNNNNNNNNNNNNNNNNNNNNNNNNNNNNNNNNNNNNNNNNNNNNNNNNNNNNNNNNNNNNNNNNNNNNNNNNNNNNNNNNNNNNNNNNNNNNNNNNNNNNNNNNNNNNNNNNNNNNNNNNNNNNNNNNNNNNNNNNNNNNNNNNNNNNNNNNNNNNNNNNNNNNNNNNNNNNNNNNNNNNNNNNNNNNNNNNNNNNNNNNNNNNNNNNNNNNNNNNNNNNNNNNNNNNNNNNNNNNNNNNNNNNNNNNNNNNNNNNNNNNNNNNNNNNNNNNNNNNNNNNNNNNNNNNNNNNNNNNNNNNNNNNNNNNNNNNNNNNNNNNNNNNNNNNNNNNNNNNNNNNNNNNNNNNNNNNNNNNNNNNNNNNNNNNNNNNNNNNNNNNNNNNNNNNNNNNNNNNNNNNNNNNNNNNNNNNNNNNNNNNNNNNNNNNNNNNNNNNNNNNNNNNNNNNNNNNNNNNNNNNNNNNNNNNNNNNNNNNNNNNNNNNNNNNNNNNNNNNNNNNNNNNNNNNNNNNNNNNNNNNNNNNNNNNNNNNNNNNNNNNNNNNNNNNNNNNNNNNNNNNNNNNNNNNNNNNNNNNNNNNNNNNNNNNNNNNNNNNNNNNNNNNNNNNNNNNNNNNNNNNNNNNNNNNNNNNNNNNNNNNNNNNNNNNNNNNNNNNNNNNNNNNNNNNNNNNNNNNNNNNNNNNNNNNNNNNNNNNNNNNNNNNNNNNNNNNNNNNNNNNNNNNNNNNNNNNNNNNNNNNNNNNNNNNNNNNNNNNNNNNNNNNNNNNNNNNNNNNNNNNNNNNNNNNNNNNNNNNNNNNNNNNNNNNNNNNNNNNNNNNNNNNNNNNNNNNNNNNNNNNNNNNNNNNNNNNNNNNNNNNNNNNNNNNNNNNNNNNNNNNNNNNNNNNNNNNNNNNNNNNNNNNNNNNNNNNNNNNNNNNNNNNNNNNNNNNNNNNNNNNNNNNNNNNNNNNNNNNNNNNNNNNNNNNNNNNNNNNNNNNNNNNNNNNNNNNNNNNNNNNNNNNNNNNNNNNNNNNNNNNNNNNNNNNNNNNNNNNNNNNNNNNNNNNNNNNNNNNNNNNNNNNNNNNNNNNNNNNNNNNNNNNNNNNNNNNNNNNNNNNNNNNNNNNNNNNNNNNNNNNNNNNNNNNNNNNNNNNNNNNNNNNNNNNNNNNNNNNNNNNNNNNNNNNNNNNNNNNNNNNNNNNNNNNNNNNNNNNNNNNNNNNNNNNNNNNNNNNNNNNNNNNNNNNNNNNNNNNNNNNNNNNNNNNNNNNNNNNNNNNNNNNNNNNNNNNNNNNNNNNNNNNNNNNNNNNNNNNNNNNNNNNNNNNNNNNNNNNNNNNNNNNNNNNNNNNNNNNNNNNNNNNNNNNNNNNNNNNNNNNNNNNNNNNNNNNNNNNNNNNNNNNNNNNNNNNNNNNNNNNNNNNNNNNNNNNNNNNNNNNNNNNNNNNNNNNNNNNNNNNNNNNNNNNNNNNNNNNNNNNNNNNNNNNNNNNNNNNNNNNNNNNNNNNNNNNNNNNNNNNNNNNNNNNNNNNNNNNNNNNNNNNNNNNNNNNNNNNNNNNNNNNNNNNNNNNNNNNNNNNNNNNNNNNNNNNNNNNNNNNNNNNNNNNNNNNNNNNNNNNNNNNNNNNNNNNNNNNNNNNNNNNNNNNNNNNNNNNNNNNNNNNNNNNNNNNNNNNNNNNNNNNNNNNNNNNNNNNNNNNNNNNNNNNNNNNNNNNNNNNNNNNNNNNNNNNNNNNNNNNNNNNNNNNNNNNNNNNNNNNNNNNNNNNNNNNNNNNNNNNNNNNNNNNNNNNNNNNNNNNNNNNNNNNNNNNNNNNNNNNNNNNNNNNNNNNNNNNNNNNNNNNNNNNNNNNNNNNNNNNNNNNNNNNNNNNNNNNNNNNNNNNNNNNNNNNNNNNNNNNNNNNNNNNNNNNNNNNNNNNNNNNNNNNNNNNNNNNNNNNNNNNNNNNNNNNNNNNNNNNNNNNNNNNNNNNNNNNNNNNNNNNNNNNNNNNNNNNNNNNNNNNNNNNNNNNNNNNNNNNNNNNNNNNNNNNNNNNNNNNNNNNNNNNNNNNNNNNNNNNNNNNNNNNNNNNNNNNNNNNNNNNNNNNNNNNNNNNNNNNNNNNNNNNNNNNNNNNNNNNNNNNNNNNNNNNNNNNNNNNNNNNNNNNNNNNNNNNNNNNNNNNNNNNNNNNNNNNNNNNNNNNNNNNNNNNNNNNNNNNNNNNNNNNNNNNNNNNNNNNNNNNNNNNNNNNNNNNNNNNNNNNNNNNNNNNNNNNNNNNNNNNNNNNNNNNNNNNNNNNNNNNNNNNNNNNNNNNNNNNNNNNNNNNNNNNNNNNNNNNNNNNNNNNNNNNNNNNNNNNNNNNNNNNNNNNNNNNNNNNNNNNNNNNNNNNNNNNNNNNNNNNNNNNNNNNNNNNNNNNNNNNNNNNNNNNNNNNNNNNNNNNNNNNNNNNNNNNNNNNNNNNNNNNNNNNNNNNNNNNNNNNNNNNNNNNNNNNNNNNNNNNNNNNNNNNNNNNNNNNNNNNNNNNNNNNNNNNNNNNNNNNNNNNNNNNNNNNNNNNNNNNNNNNNNNNNNNNNNNNNNNNNNNNNNNNNNNNNNNNNNNNNNNNNNNNNNNNNNNNNNNNNNNNNNNNNNNNNNNNNNNNNNNNNNNNNNNNNNNNNNNNNNNNNNNNNNNNNNNNNNNNNNNNNNNNNNNNNNNNNNNNNNNNNNNNNNNNNNNNNNNNNNNNNNNNNNNNNNNNNNNNNNNNNNNNNNNNNNNNNNNNNNNNNNNNNNNNNNNNNNNNNNNNNNNNNNNNNNNNNNNNNNNNNNNNNNNNNNNNNNNNNNNNNNNNNNNNNNNNNNNNNNNNNNNNNNNNNNNNNNNNNNNNNNNNNNNNNNNNNNNNNNNNNNNNNNNNNNNNNNNNNNNNNNNNNNNNNNNNNNNNNNNNNNNNNNNNNNNNNNNNNNNNNNNNNNNNNNNNNNNNNNNNNNNNNNNNNNNNNNNNNNNNNNNNNNNNNNNNNNNNNNNNNNNNNNNNNNNNNNNNNNNNNNNNNNNNNNNNNNNNNNNNNNNNNNNNNNNNNNNNNNNNNNNNNNNNNNNNNNNNNNNNNNNNNNNNNNNNNNNNNNNNNNNNNNNNNNNNNNNNNNNNNNNNNNNNNNNNNNNNNNNNNNNNNNNNNNNNNNNNNNNNNNNNNNNNNNNNNNNNNNNNNNNNNNNNNNNNNNNNNNNNNNNNNNNNNNNNNNNNNNNNNNNNNNNNNNNNNNNNNNNNNNNNNNNNNNNNNNNNNNNNNNNNNNNNNNNNNNNNNNNNNNNNNNNNNNNNNNNNNNNNNNNNNNNNNNNNNNNNNNNNNNNNNNNNNNNNNNNNNNNNNNNNNNNNNNNNNNNNNNNNNNNNNNNNNNNNNNNNNNNNNNNNNNNNNNNNNNNNNNNNNNNNNNNNNNNNNNNNNNNNNNNNNNNNNNNNNNNNNNNNNNNNNNNNNNNNNNNNNNNNNNNNNNNNNNNNNNNNNNNNNNNNNNNNNNNNNNNNNNNNNNNNNNNNNNNNNNNNNNNNNNNNNNNNNNNNNNNNNNNNNNNNNNNNNNNNNNNNNNNNNNNNNNNNNNNNNNNNNNNNNNNNNNNNNNNNNNNNNNNNNNNNNNNNNNNNNNNNNNNNNNNNNNNNNNNNNNNNNNNNNNNNNNNNNNNNNNNNNNNNNNNNNNNNNNNNNNNNNNNNNNNNNNNNNNNNNNNNNNNNNNNNNNNNNNNNNNNNNNNNNNNNNNNNNNNNNNNNNNNNNNNNNNNNNNNNNNNNNNNNNNNNNNNNNNNNNNNNNNNNNNNNNNNNNNNNNNNNNNNNNNNNNNNNNNNNNNNNNNNNNNNNNNNNNNNNNNNNNNNNNNNNNNNNNNNNNNNNNNNNNNNNNNNNNNNNNNNNNNNNNNNNNNNNNNNNNNNNNNNNNNNNNNNNNNNNNNNNNNNNNNNNNNNNNNNNNNNNNNNNNNNNNNNNNNNNNNNNNNNNNNNNNNNNNNNNNNNNNNNNNNNNNNNNNNNNNNNNNNNNNNNNNNNNNNNNNNNNNNNNNNNNNNNNNNNNNNNNNNNNNNNNNNNNNNNNNNNNNNNNNNNNNNNNNNNNNNNNNNNNNNNNNNNNNNNNNNNNNNNNNNNNNNNNNNNNNNNNNNNNNNNNNNNNNNNNNNNNNNNNNNNNNNNNNNNNNNNNNNNNNNNNNNNNNNNNNNNNNNNNNNNNNNNNNNNNNNNNNNNNNNNNNNNNNNNNNNNNNNNNNNNNNNNNNNNNNNNNNNNNNNNNNNNNNNNNNNNNNNNNNNNNNNNNNNNNNNNNNNNNNNNNNNNNNNNNNNNNNNNNNNNNNNNNNNNNNNNNNNNNNNNNNNNNNNNNNNNNNNNNNNNNNNNNNNNNNNNNNNNNNNNNNNNNNNNNNNNNNNNNNNNNNNNNNNNNNNNNNNNNNNNNNNNNNNNNNNNNNNNNNNNNNNNNNNNNNNNNNNNNNNNNNNNNNNNNNNNNNNNNNNNNNNNNNNNNNNNNNNNNNNNNNNNNNNNNNNNNNNNNNNNNNNNNNNNNNNNNNNNNNNNNNNNNNNNNNNNNNNNNNNNNNNNNNNNNNNNNNNNNNNNNNNNNNNNNNNNNNNNNNNNNNNNNNNNNNNNNNNNNNNNNNNNNNNNNNNNNNNNNNNNNNNNNNNNNNNNNNNNNNNNNNNNNNNNNNNNNNNNNNNNNNNNNNNNNNNNNNNNNNNNNNNNNNNNNNNNNNNNNNNNNNNNNNNNNNNNNNNNNNNNNNNNNNNNNNNNNNNNNNNNNNNNNNNNNNNNNNNNNNNNNNNNNNNNNNNNNNNNNNNNNNNNNNNNNNNNNNNNNNNNNNNNNNNNNNNNNNNNNNNNNNNNNNNNNNNNNNNNNNNNNNNNNNNNNNNNNNNNNNNNNNNNNNNNNNNNNNNNNNNNNNNNNNNNNNNNNNNNNNNAAGAGAAATATGGTTTAGGCTATGAAGTTAATATGACTTCCACTGAACCTCTCGATGCTACTGAAGCCTCTCCACAAATGGAAGACGGAAATCAACCAACTACTGATGAGTTGGAAGAATTAATATTGGCACGGACGATGATCCCCGTCCAATCTTCATTAGCAAACGTTTATCCAAAGAAAGTAAGAAAGAATACCATAAATTTCTTTCTGCAAATAAAGATATATTTGCTTGGTCTTATGAAGAAATGCCAGGTTTAGATCCAATGGTGGCTGAACATAAATTGGCCGTCCGAAAGGATGTCACTCCGGTGAAGCAAGGACAAAGAAGATATCGTCCTGAACTTCTCCCGCAAATAGAAGCTGAGGTCGATAAACTCATTGCTGCCGGGTTTATTCGAGAAGTAAAATACCCGAAATGGGTGTCTAGTATTGTACCCGTTAAAAAGAAAATGGGAAGATACGTGTGTGTGTTGATTTTAGAGATttaaacaaagcatgtccaaaagatgAGTTTCCAATTCCGATCTCTGAAATCCTTATTGACGCCACTATGGGGTATGAAATATTCTCCTTCATGGATGGCTTTTCTGGCTACAATCAAATAAAAATGTCGCCAGAAGATGAAGAGTTAACAGCATTTCGTACACCTAAAGGCATATTCTGTTATAAAGTCATGCCCTTTGGATTGAAAAATGCGGGTGCCACGTATCAACGGGCGATGGCCATTATTTTAGATGGCTTATTGTATGAAATCGTTGAGTGCTATATAGACGATGTTGTGGTAAAGTCTAAGCGCGAGAAAGATCACTTAAAACACTTGGAAGAAGTGTTTACACGCCTTAGAAAGCACAAATTGAAAATGAATCCTATGAAGTGTGCCTTCggggtgtcctcagggaaattCCTGGGTTTCGTGGTCACTAAACATGGCGTTGAGATCGACCCTACTAAAATAAAGACAATTGTCGACATGCCTCGACCAACAAACTTGCACGAATTAAAGAGCCTCCAAGGCCATTTAGCGTATATTAGGAGATTCATCTCAAATTTATCCGGGAGGTGCAAGCCTTTCTCTCGGCTCATGAAGAAAGGAGTCCCGTTCCAATGGGATCAAGCATGTCAAAATGCTTTTGATGATATAAAGAAATATTTAACGAACCCTCCTGTGTTGTGCGCGCCAATTAAAGGGCGGCCACTAATCCTCTATACAGCAGCTATGCCAACTTCATTAGGCGCTTTATTAGCACAAaccaatgatgaagggaaagagGTCTCACTATATTACTTAAGCCGCACCCTGCTGGGGGCAGAGTGCAACTATCCGGATATAGAAAAAATATGCCTAGCACTTGTATTTGCAGCTCAAAAACTCCGTCATTACATGTTAGAACACACCGTGCATCTCGTATCGAGAGCTGATCCACTCCGACATATTTTAAGTAAAATGACATTATCAGGTAGATTGGCCAAGTGGGCGATGATCCTTTCACAATTTGATATTGTATTTGTGCCACAAAAAGCCGTTAAAGGTCAAGCTTTGGCTAATTTTCTAGCTGCACATCCTATACCTGACGACTTTCCCATCGACGATGATCTACCAGATGAGGAAGCCTTCACCACTACGGTATCTAATCCTACGTGGCAAATGTATTTTGATGGCGCTTGCCGAAAGTCGGGAGCAGGTGCAGGAGTTGTATTTGTCACACCTGATGAAGCGATATTCCCATATTCTTTCACACTCACTTCGGCGGTCTCAAATAATGCTGCTGAATATGAGGCGCTAATTATTGGGCTTGAGATAGCTCACAATATGGGCTTAAACACACTCTCTATATATGGAGACTCCCAATTAATAGTCAATCAATTGTTGGGAACATATACAGTAAAGAAAGAAGGGCTTGTACCTTATTTTAAGAAAGCAAAAGAACTAATGACTAGGTTTGCTGATTTGAAAATTCAGCATGTCGTAAGAAGCCAAAATGAGAAAGCCGATGCATTGGCAAGCTTAGCTGCCAGCATGTCAATAAATCCATGTCAAACTA is part of the Miscanthus floridulus cultivar M001 chromosome 9, ASM1932011v1, whole genome shotgun sequence genome and encodes:
- the LOC136479151 gene encoding uncharacterized protein; the protein is MDVSEIEEVFLTAARKVVKKVLDGLSVTSLRESERRAALQNTSAKLPVNFTSISEIKAMLDKLIDLSEQLQKAHSEFAASSSGQVDQAVDEAKKELSAREHALQVAVQEIVSVEKKKDELNRALQELNEKERQLLETRSALDSAVKQQEQALCDATAKASTRARKNLEAKTMVPAQEAEKLLGDLVRLLPTAD